In the genome of Bradysia coprophila strain Holo2 unplaced genomic scaffold, BU_Bcop_v1 contig_232, whole genome shotgun sequence, one region contains:
- the LOC119076651 gene encoding protein kish, translating into MSALFNFQSLLSVILLLICTCAYLRSIFPGFIDRNKTGMMGTFWKLARIGERKSPYVAVCCLFMAATVLFWS; encoded by the exons ATG AGTGCTCTATTCAACTTTCAAAGTTTGCTGTCGGTGATTCTACTACTGATATGCACCTGTGCGTATTTGAGATCCATCTTCCCTGGTTTCATTGACCGCAACAAGACCGG AATGATGGGCACATTTTGGAAGCTAGCACGTATAGGAGAACGAAAATCACCGTACGTGGCTGTATGTTGTTTATTCATGGCTGCAACAGTACTATTTTGGTCGTAG
- the LOC119076655 gene encoding uncharacterized protein LOC119076655: MEQFSHDLTLALEETSKCSGVSRWSTRRRTRSTGNLPCAPQPTEDSSSPADAYNNLDGSVNPTFSDSDDRQEHKLSLKSRQANLFGNLESDSLNENFSPARPNTRRKRKFKRMAVEYETTPSTPGVGPSAVFPMVGAVKKRVFKHTSQENFKANLFFCGKRKRSHRDRYFEHSSSVPRQRDLFTPKNSYSEYRTRNRSFSKPCEKILPLNKTIVSKIEKISQDTKNKISGFQFLCLQDRDVSQPIKDTNSLFKSHASSQQQPQLQQVDGDKSTYKMSQKSGSFESTFTTPEAQKSVSTNETVTDHHHKKNNKRIQMKLQLQFEDSTIMDCGLTNEFLSSSSMSSSSDSEAAETNESDREGDDELTDWPGNEAMVNFASKNDFKRAKPRPKTILLQKPDDVATQDDDDTLMSTDELGAVPLPPTTLNLSVKYTPAPSINNVGVNAMTSLPIDITGGAMAGPLRNQIESEMSGETSNYILSAGNRVEVREIRAGCRRIRNERRGFTILTSANEEFSRFLQDARQERLTLPYTDAQEHEKLFHLAKLYSLIINIENGCAILTKTSNTTQSVKIDQTSITKRFLSDYKRRCYGGDYDDHESSGMAS, encoded by the exons ATGGAACAATTTTCGCATGATCTTACTTTAGCATTAGAAGAAACATCGAAATGTAGTGGTGTCAGTCGATGGAGCACAAGACGAAGAACTCGATCGACTGGAAATTTAC CCTGTGCACCGCAACCTACTGAAGACAGTAGCAGTCCGGCTGACGCATACAATAACCTTGATGGTAGTGTCAATCCAACATTTAGCGATTCGGATGATCGACAGGAGCACAAACTATCATTAAAATCGAGACAGGCAAATTTGTTTGGGAATTTGGAATCGGATTCGCTCAACGAAAACTTTAGTCCTGCCAG ACCGAATACACGCAGAAAACGAAAGTTTAAACGTATGGCCGTCGAATATGAAACCACACCATCCACACCCGGCGTTGGACCATCAGCTGTTTTTCCCATGGTTGGAGCGGTAAAGAAAAGAGTGTTCAAACATACCAGCCAAGAAAATTTCAA AGCGAATTTGTTCTTTTGTGGCAAACGAAAGAGGTCCCATCGTGATCGATATTTCGAACATTCGAGTAGTGTACCGCGACAACGGGATCTGTTTACGCCGAAAAATTCATACTCCGAATATCGAACGCGTAACAGGTCGTTCTCGAAGCCGTGCGAAAAGATTTTACCGCTGAACAAGACCATTGTGTCGAAGATTGAGAAAATATCGCAAGATACAAAGAACAAAATCAGCGGTTTCCAGTTTCTGTGCCTCCAAGATCGCGATGTCAGTCAACCAATAAAAGACACAAACAGTTTGTTCAAATCGCATGCGTCTAGTCAACAACAACCACAACTGCAACAGGTGGATGGAGACAAATCTACTTACAAAATGTCGCAGAAATCGGGCAGTTTTGAGTCCACCTTCACCACACCCGAAGCCCAGAAAAGTGTCTCAACCAACGAAACCGTTACCGATCATCATCACAAGAAGAACAACAAGCGAATTCAAATGAAACTTCAGCTACAGTTCGAAGACTCCACGATAATGGATTGCGGTTTGACGAACGAATTTCTCAGTTCCAGTTCGATGAGTTCCAGTTCGGATTCAGAAGCAGCCGAAACCAATGAAAGTGATCGTGAAGGTGACGACGAACTAACGGACTGGCCAGGCAACGAGGCGATGGTCAATTTTGCatcgaaaaatgatttcaaacgAGCCAAACCTCGGCCCAAAACCATACTACTTCAAAAGCCTGACGACGTTGCGACTCAAGATGATGACGATACGCTAATGTCGACAGATGAGCTGGGTGCAGTGCCTCTACCTCCAACGACATTGAATTTATCGGTTAAATACACTCCGGCTCCGTCGATAAATAATGTAGGCGTGAATGCGATGACGTCATTACCCATTGATATTACTGGTGGTGCCATGGCCGGTCCACTGAGGAACCAAATTGAAAGCGAAATGTCCGGCGAAACGTCCAACTATATACTGTCGGCAGGGAATCGGGTCGAAGTTCGTGAAATTCGTGCGGGATGTAGACGGATTCGGAATGAGCGACGCGGATTCACGATTCTAACCAGTGCGAACGAGGAGTTTTCCAG atttCTTCAGGATGCCCGCCAGGAGCGCCTAACTCTACCGTACACCGATGCGCAAGAGCACGAGAAACTGTTTCACTTAGCGAAATTGTATTCGTTGATTATCAACATTGAAAACGGTTGTGCCATTTTAACCAAAACGAG TAACACAACTCAGTCCGTCAAAATAGATCAAACGTCTATCACGAAACGGTTCTTAAGCGATTACAAACGACGATGTTACGGTGGCGATTATGACGATCATGAGTCGAGTGGAATGGCCAGCTAG
- the LOC119076656 gene encoding glutathione S-transferase 1-1-like: protein MSPTLYHHPVSVPSRAALLTVRNIGLDVQVKVVDIYKGEQNAPEYLRINPLHQVPVYEDGNFVVTESRAIICYLGSVNNKFYPTDLQKRSLVDSRLFFDATNSFPAIRDFARPVLRAGVKKISKDRRDTIITWLNAIELFLGQSQWIAGDEITIADFTFLAHVASAKAFGVDFNQFPKLNDWYNRCKSLPGFHENEEGSQLLADKLRGLLEEPLWS, encoded by the exons atgtcTCCAACTTTGTACCATCATCCGGTCTCTGTACCGAGCAGAGCTGCCCTGTTAACCGTCCGGAATATTGGTCTCGACGTTCAGGTGAAAGTTGTCGACATTTACAAGGGTGAACAAAATGCTCCGGAATATTTACGCATCAACCCATTACATCAAGTCCCTGTGTACGAGGATGGGAATTTTGTTGTAACCGAATCTAGAGCAATCATTTGCTATTTGGGTAGTGTCAATAACAAATTCTATCCCACTGACCTGCAAAAACGCTCACTGGTCGATTCGCGATTATTTTTCGATGCCACGAATTCATTTCCAGCTATCAGAGATTTTGCT AGGCCTGTACTACGTGCTGGCGTTAAGAAGATTTCAAAAGATCGACGTGATACTATCATCACCTGGCTCAATGCAATCGAACTGTTCTTAGGGCAGTCGCAATGGATTGCTGGGGATGAAATAACTATTGCCGATTTTACATTCTTGGCCCATGTAGCAAGTGCTAAG GCGTTTGGTGTTGATTTTAATCAGTTTCCAAAGCTGAATGATTGGTACAATCGATGCAAAAGTCTTCCTGGTTTTCACGAAAACGAAGAAGGATCCCAATTATTAGCGGACAAATTGAGAGGATTGCTTGAGGAACCATTATGGTcttaa
- the LOC119076692 gene encoding uncharacterized protein LOC119076692, translating to MMDSSTSSSTKFRVADNNAESYTDFLDVTSTKTSICTHTETYKQNHCIEVLMESQCSTMVRPSNNGFVRTVIDCYNNHHNLIIRPDDIWTAILTQFSFYINKNAEEFRNQFVNFEGKKELVVAIDGTLRAAPYDLFVTKMTEKIDENLVDKTVKNWILPNFSTTTTADMISCGIAFMATTKKYFDYTCLLLCGIPYVTLEGTLSDWESILSRLEKLKEYKLDKWYEMLKTILEEFIAAKNDEPNIEFWNRICNHVGGGSGPSYISGWLTAFAAFDVEGNWTDHSNNVMARRMHGDRISGPWPLIDIDKIPFGIVAVDVKIVEETEEYESIMLAGHTGYEVLEDGCTLKPHIGWCICLKLTADEVQKLHETTRGKDQWSCEQCGLYLME from the exons ATGATGGATAGCTCTACGAGTTCCTCGACCAAATTCCGAGTCGCAGACAACAATGCAGAGAGCTATACAGATTTTCTCGATGTAACATCAACAAAAACATCGATTTGTACGCATACAGAAACGTACAAGCAAAACCATTGTATTGAAGTGCTCATGGAGTCTCAGTGCTCTACGATGGTACGACCTAGCAATAACGGATTTGTCCGAACCGTAATCGATTGCTATAACAACCACCACAATCTGATCATTCGTCCTGATGACATTTGGACGGCTATATTGACTCAATTCTCGTTTTATATCAATAAGAATGCTGAAGAGTTCCGCAatcaatttgtcaattttgaaGGGAAGAAAGAACTTGTCGTTGCAATCGATGGAACACTTCGTGCAGCACCCTATGACCTGTTCGTGACGAAAATGACGGAGAAAATCGACGAGAATCTCGTGGATAAAACGgtgaaaaattggattttgcccaatttttcaacaactacCACCGCGGACATGATTTCGTGTGGAATTGCCTTCATGGCAACGACGAAAAAGTACTTTGATTATACTTGTCTCCTTTTGTGTGGCATTCCATACGTTACTTTAGAAGGAACACTATCCGACTGGGAAAGCATCCTAAGTCGACTGGAGAAGTTGAAGGAGTACAAGTTGGACAAATGGTACGAAATGCTGAAGACAATACTTGAAGAGTTTATCGCCGCCAAGAACGATGAACCAAACATCGAATTTTGGAATCGTATTTGCAATCACGTTGGAGGTGGTTCCGGCCCCAGCTACATTAGTGGATGGTTGACTGCATTCGCTGCCTTCGATGTGGAAGGTAATTGGACGGATCACAGTAATAACGTGATGGCACGTCGTATGCATGGAGATCGAATTTCGGGGCCATGGCCATTAATTGACATTGATAAGATTCCGTTTGGTATTGTCGCTGTCGACGTTAAAATCGTCGAGGAAACCGAAGAATATGAAAGTATAATGCTGGCTGGTCATACTGGCTATGAAGTGCTGGAAGATGGTTGCACATTGAAACCGCATATCGGTTGGTGCATTTGTCTCAAATTGACTGCTGATGAAGTACAAAAATTGCATGAAACCACTCGTG GAAAGGATCAGTGGAGCTGTGAGCAGTGCGGTTTGTATTTAATGGAGTAA
- the LOC119076691 gene encoding uncharacterized protein LOC119076691 isoform X3, whose protein sequence is MSDSMNSTKFRVSEKEPECFKSFSEKTSAEKTSICLQSQLYNQNHCTEVIMESPYSSRVQPSNNGFVRTVIDCYNNHHNLIIRPDDIWTAILTQFSFYINKNAKEFGNQFVNFDRKKELVVTIGGKLRAAPYDLFVTKMTEKIDENLVDKTVKNWILPNFSTTTTEDMISCGIVFMATMKKYFEYTCCLMCGIPYVTLEGTLADWESILSRLEKLKDYKLDKWYDMLKPILEEFIAAMRNKPNIAFWNRICNRSGGGSGPSYISGWLTAFAVFDVEGNWTDHGSQEYEVGPWPVIDMDKIPTGIVAVDVKIVEGDVTYESVMFAGHTGFEVLRDNYTLKPQIGWSISLKLSAAEVEKFHETARGEGRWRCEKCGLHLEK, encoded by the exons ATGAGTGACTCTATGAACTCTACAAAATTTCGTGTATCAGAAAAGGAACCTGAATGTTTCAAAAGTTTCTCCGAAAAGACATCAGCAGAAAAAACCTCAATTTGCTTACAATCGCAATTGTATAATCAAAACCATTGTACGGAAGTAATAATGGAGTCCCCGTACTCTTCGAGAGTGCAACCCAGCAATAATGGATTTGTCCGAACCGTAATCGATTGCTATAACAACCACCACAATCTGATCATTCGTCCTGATGACATTTGGACGGCTATATTGACTCAATTCTCGTTTTATATCAATAAGAATGCTAAAGAGTTCGGCAATCAATTCGTCAATTTTGATAGGAAGAAAGAACTTGTCGTTACCATCGGTGGAAAACTTCGTGCAGCACCCTATGACCTGTTCGTGACGAAAATGACGGAGAAAATCGATGAGAATCTCGTGGATAAAACGgtgaaaaattggattttgccaaatttttcaacaaccaCCACTGAGGACATGATTTCCTGTGGAATCGTCTTCATGGCAACAATGAAAAAGTACTTTGAATATACATGTTGTCTTATGTGTGGCATTCCATACGTTACTTTAGAAGGAACACTAGCCGACTGGGAAAGTATCCTAAGTCGACTGGAGAAGTTGAAGGATTACAAGTTGGACAAATGGTACGATATGCTGAAACCAATTCTGGAAGAGTTCATCGCCGCTATGAGAAATAAACCAAACATCGcattctggaatcgaatttgTAATCGTTCTGGAG GTGGTTCCGGCCCCAGCTACATTAGTGGATGGTTGACTGCATTCGCTGTTTTCGATGTGGAAGGTAATTGGACGGATCATGGTAGTCAGGAATATGAAGTAGGACCTTGGCCAGTAATTGACATGGATAAGATTCCTACTGGTATCGTAGCCGTTGACGTGAAAATCGTCGAAGGAGACGTAACGTATGAAAGCGTAATGTTTGCAGGACATACTGGTTTCGAAGTGTTACGTGATAATTACACACTGAAACCACAAATCGGTTGGAgtatttctctaaaattgtCTGCCGCTGAAGTggaaaaatttcatgaaaccgCTCGCG GAGAGGGCCGGTGGCGGTGTGAGAAGTGCGGACTGCATTTGGAGAAGTAA
- the LOC119076691 gene encoding uncharacterized protein LOC119076691 isoform X1 — MGNTKNKLISITMSDSTNSTKFRVSGKKPECFKSFSEKKTAEKTSICLQSQLYNQNHCTEVLMESPYSSRAHPSNNGFIRTVIDCYNDHHNLVIRPDDIWTAILTQFSFYINKNAEEFRNQFVNFEGKKELVVTIGGTLRAAPYDLFVTKMTEKIDENLVDKTVKNWILPNFSTTTTEDMISCGIVFMATMKKYFEFTCCLMCGIPYITLEGTLADWESILSRLEKLKDYKLDKWYEMLKPILEEFIAAKNNKPNVEFWNRICNNLGGGSGPSYISGWLTAFAVFDVEGNWTDHGSQEYEVGPWPVIDMDKIPTGIVAVDVKIVEGDVTYESVMFAGHTGFEVLRDNYTLKPQIGWSISLKLSAAEVEKFHETARGEGRWRCEKCGLHLEK; from the exons ATgggaaatacaaaaaataaattaatttcaatcacGATGAGTGACTCCACGAACTCCACTAAATTCCGTGTATCAGGCAAGAAACCTGAATGTTTCAAAAGTTTCTCCGAAAAGAAAACTGCCGAGAAAACATCAATTTGCTTACAATCGCAATTGTATAATCAAAACCATTGTACGGAAGTATTAATGGAGTCCCCGTACTCTTCGAGAGCGCACCCCAGCAATAATGGATTTATCCGAACCGTAATCGATTGCTACAACGACCATCACAACCTGGTCATTCGTCCTGATGACATTTGGACGGCTATATTGACTCAATTCTCGTTTTATATCAATAAGAATGCTGAAGAGTTCCGCAatcaatttgtcaattttgaaGGGAAGAAAGAACTTGTTGTTACCATCGGTGGAACACTTCGTGCAGCACCCTATGACCTGTTCGTGACGAAAATGACGGAGAAAATCGACGAGAATCTCGTGGATAAAACGgtgaaaaattggattttgccaaatttttcaacaaccaCCACCGAGGACATGATTTCTTGTGGAATTGTGTTCATGGCAACGATGAAAAAGTACTTTGAATTTACATGTTGTCTTATGTGTGGCATTCCATACATTACTTTAGAAGGAACACTAGCCGACTGGGAAAGTATCCTTAGTCGACTGGAGAAGTTGAAGGATTACAAGTTGGACAAATGGTACGAGATGCTGAAACCAATTCTGGAAGAGTTCATCGCCGCCAAGAACAATAAACCAAACGTCGAATTTTGGAATCGTATTTGCAACAACTTGGGAGGTGGTTCCGGCCCCAGCTACATTAGTGGATGGTTGACTGCATTCGCTGTTTTCGATGTGGAAGGTAATTGGACGGATCATGGTAGTCAGGAATATGAAGTAGGACCTTGGCCAGTAATTGACATGGATAAGATTCCTACTGGTATCGTAGCCGTTGACGTGAAAATCGTCGAAGGAGACGTAACGTATGAAAGCGTAATGTTTGCAGGACATACTGGTTTCGAAGTGTTACGTGATAATTACACACTGAAACCACAAATCGGTTGGAgtatttctctaaaattgtCTGCCGCTGAAGTggaaaaatttcatgaaaccgCTCGCG GAGAGGGCCGGTGGCGGTGTGAGAAGTGCGGACTGCATTTGGAGAAGTAA
- the LOC119076694 gene encoding uncharacterized protein LOC119076694, with translation MSASTNSTKFRVSDKKPECFKSFSEKKTAEKTSICVQSQLFNQNHCTEVLMESPYSSRVQPSNNGFVRTVINCYNNHHNLVIRPDDIWTAILTQFSFYINKNAEELRNQFVNFDGKKELVVCIDGTLRAAPYDLFVTKMTEKIDDNLVDKTVKNWILPNFSTTTTEDMISCGIVFMATTKKYFDYTCRFLCGIPYVTVEGTIADWKSILSRLEKLKEYKLDKWYEMLKPILEEFIAAKNNEPNIEFWNRICSHFGGGSGSSYISGWLTAFAVFDVEGNWMDHGNQRGKVGPWPVIDMDKIPTGIVAVDVKIEERSATYESVMFAGHTGFDVLEDNCTLKPQIGWSIALKLTAAEIDTFHETARGKNQYRCERCRVSTTRLFPN, from the exons ATGAGTGCCTCTACGAACTCTACAAAATTCCGAGTATCAGACAAGAAACCTGAATGTTTCAAAAGTTTCTCCGAAAAGAAAACAGCCGAGAAAACATCAATTTGCGTACAATCGCAACTGTTTAATCAAAACCATTGTACGGAAGTATTAATGGAGTCCCCATATTCCTCGAGAGTGCAACCCAGCAATAATGGATTTGTCCGAACCGTAATCAATTGCTATAACAACCACCACAATCTGGTCATTCGTCCTGATGACATTTGGACGGCTATATTGACTCAATTCTCGTTTTATATCAATAAGAATGCTGAAGAGCTCCGCAATCAATTCGTCAATTTTGATGGGAAGAAAGAACTTGTCGTTTGCATCGATGGAACACTTCGTGCAGCACCCTATGACCTGTTTGTGACGAAAATGACGGAGAAAATCGACGATAATCTCGTGGATAAGACGgtgaaaaattggattttgccaaatttttcaacaaccaCCACTGAGGACATGATTTCTTGTGGAATAGTATTCATGGCAACGACGAAAAAGTACTTTGATTATACTTGTCGTTTTTTGTGTGGCATTCCATACGTAACTGTAGAAGGAACAATAGCCGACTGGAAAAGCATCCTAAGTCGACTGGAGAAGTTGAAGGAGTACAAGTTGGACAAATGGTACGAAATGCTGAAGCCAATTCTGGAAGAGTTCATCGCCGCCAAGAACAACGAACCAAACATCGAATTTTGGAATCGTATTTGCAGTCACTTTGGAGGTGGTTCCGGCTCCAGCTACATTAGTGGATGGTTGACTGCATTCGCTGTTTTCGATGTGGAAGGTAATTGGATGGATCATGGTAATCAGCGAGGTAAAGTAGGACCTTGGCCAGTAATTGACATGGATAAGATTCCTACTGGTATCGTAGCCGTCGACGTTAAAATCGAAGAAAGAAGCGCAACGTATGAAAGCGTAATGTTTGCAGGTCATACTGGTTTCGACGTGCTAGAAGATAATTGCACGCTGAAACCACAAATCGGTTGGAGTATTGCTCTGAAGCTGACTGCTGCTGAAATTGATACATTCCATGAAACCGCTCGCG GAAAGAATCAGTATCGTTGTGAGCGGTGCCGAGTGAGTACCACAaggttgtttccgaattaa
- the LOC119076667 gene encoding uncharacterized protein LOC119076667 — protein MKMKVTSGQGSDSAVDSVVQETEPEPGNGSIRRPAVIMQLDVCNQNIETFLENLKKRIEKRTKITERMLQTHSTNTPIKFKSKTWEWTSTSPCLSYQKYHPNDDKTTTTQHLVVLYYRMGPTETAEVFLVSNSAVSLQRFARNANTAFPTNITRRLVDCEMVSKDSSHHLIGNIFTKTRVLRNKTTIDFNDVPVLLLGFTASLRKHCSIFTLSPFHISTKEHRVHVKKLSISFTTPLTQNEEVCVLDHLTKIIRNEETHLSTGHNVIEEDVDLALDITEVPDSVTIQLNNQLAISIHQSIMLSTKLELTLHFPTAFIARCEIRLASKTLYSNDGIPTVSEVLKAISSSGRFNTKKTMNPAALWKTLKSFRIYLLNYNGERQISERISIVDVMHGALHHNDKTYWRFCSHWYQVSSDRLAIIQRKFRQLLKNNLMSEVDSAYLFKKFPVTSTPTLNESDTSSSSQPSTSSAAANTQDYSQLTLSQQSGRDNLEQEYNCKYASEANYLVGDKITANFIEIFDLLSYDSVNAKVYIYHVKRKFGQSTRDAASQLTASAKLIYDDIVGSGEKTLHKHYTHLVEKSDINAKLVEWGITSKEQYVDLYRKNKLTFVYAFVDEDNKSTKRSLKEESQIKETVAVADLITKLELYKGHINDYTNFKSIMNALNRLVFQLPDSIELDIVARRLFEFLVKAKLIQANGDVTSKLLFGINFNQMGLLNTSMQQFHEFTNKFCTKINFFELILRPYRSLYQTLIAKIELQRIYRFIAEKGFEFQICEMERENQAPETPVNKVPIKRDCSGSSSSKKRQKLGGSSSKKKEVPKGQPLITESLRKAARNLSQDLESE, from the exons atgaaaatgaaagtaaCGAGTGGTCAAGGTTCGGACAGTGCAGTTGATTCAGTAGTTCAGGAAACAGA ACCCGAGCCTGGAAATGGGTCAATTCGACGTCCTGCTGTAATAATGCAATTGGATGTTTGTAATCAAAATATTGAGACATTTCTTGAAAATCtcaaaaaacgaattgaaaaGCGAACAAAGATTACCGAGCGTATGCTTCAAACACATTCGACTAATACTCCAATCAAGTTCAAGTCAAAAACATGGGAATGGACATCAACATCACCATGCTTGAGTTATCAAAAGTATCATCCGAACGATGACAAAACGACCACAACTCAACACTTAGTTGTTTTGTACTACAGAATGGGTCCTACTGAGACTGCTGAAGTATTTTTGGTTTCAAACAGTGCCGTGTCTTTGCAACGATTCGCCAGGAATGCAAACACTGCATTTCCCACAAATATTACGCGAAG ATTGGTCGACTGTGAAATGGTGTCAAAGGATTCGTCACATCATCTGATTGGCAATATATTCACGAAAACGCGAGTATTGCGCAACAAAACAACGATCGACTTTAACGACGTTCCCGTCCTTTTACTGGGATTCACAGCATCGTTGCGAAAACATTGTTCCATTTTTACATTGTCGCCATTCCATATTTCTACTAAGGAGCATCGAGTTCacgtaaaaaaattgtcgattaGCTTCACCACTCCTCTTACACAGAACGAAGAAGTTTGCGTGTTGGATCATTTGACTAAAATCATTCGGAACGAGGAAACTCATTTGAGTACGGGTCATAATGTTATTGAAGAAGATGTTGATCTGGCACTAGATATTACGGAAGTACCGGATTCGGTGACTATTCAGCTCAATAATCAATTGGCAATCAGCATTCACCAAAGTATAATGTTGAGTACGAAACTTGAACTAACGTTGCATTTTCCAACGGCATTCATAGCGAGATGTGAAATTAGGCTTGCCTCGAAGACTTTGTACAGCAATGATGGGATACCAACTGTATCAGAAGTATTGAAAGCTATTTCGTCGTCGGGAAGATTTAACactaaaaaaacaatgaaCCCAGCGGCACTTTGGAAAACTCtgaaatcatttcgaatttatttacttaacTACAATGGCGAGCGACAAATTTCAGAAAGGATATCGATTGTTGATGTTATGCACGGTGCACTTCATCACAACGATAAAACATATTGGAGATTTTGTTCGCATTGGTATCAGGTGAGCAGTGATCGACTCGCCATTATACAACGTAAGTTTCGTCAATTactcaaaaacaatttaatgtcTGAGGTCGACTCAGcgtatttgttcaaaaaatttcccgTCACATCAACACCTACGTTGAACGAAAGTGATACCTCATCCAGTTCGCAGCCTTCAACTTCGTCTGCAGCAGCAAATACACAAGATTATTCGCAATTGACATTGTCACAACAGTCTGGTCGGGATAATCTGGAACAAGAGTACAACTGTAAATATGCGTCGGAAGCAAACTATTTGGTTGGTGACAAAATAACggcaaatttcattgaaatattcGATTTGTTGAGCTACGACTCGGTAAATGCTAAAGTATACATCTATCATGTGAAGAGGAAGTTTGGACAGTCAACTCGAGATGCAGCAAGCCAATTAACTGCTTCGGCTAAGCTAATTTACGACGATATTGTTGGTAGTGGGGAAAAAACCCTGCACAAGCATTACACTCACTTAGTAGAAAAGAGCGATATAAATGCTAAACTTGTTGAATGGGGAATAACTAGCAAGGAGCAATATGTAGATTTGTatcggaaaaataaattgacatTTGTGTACGCATTTGTCGATGAAGACAACAAATCCACGAAGAGGTCATTAAAAGAGGAATCGCAAATAAAAGAAACTGTTGCGGTTGCAGACTTAATAACAAAACTGGAACTCTACAAGGGCCACATAAATGATTACAccaatttcaaatcaattatGAACGCACTGAATCGCTTAGTTTTCCAACTTCCAGATTCCATTGAACTTGATATCGTAGCGCGACGTCTATTTGAGTTTCTTGTGAAAGCAAAGTTAATCCAAGCTAACGGTGACGTAACCAGCAAGCTATTGTTTGGTATCAACTTCAATCAAATGGGACTTCTCAATACTTCGATGCAACAATTCCACGAATTTACGAATAAATTTTGCactaaaattaactttttcgaGCTCATTTTGAGACCATATCGTTCATTGTACCAAACATTGATCGCTAAGATCGAATTGCAACGAATTTATAGATTCATTGCCGAAAAAGGATTCGAGTTCCAGATTTGTGAAATGGAACGGGAGAATCAGGCTCCGGAAACTCCTGTCAACAAGGTGCCAATAAAGCGAGACTGCAGTGGATCCAGTTCGTCTAAAAAACGGCAGAAACTTGGTGGAAGCAGTTCAAAGAAAAAGGAGGTTCCTAAAGGACAACCACTTATTACAGAATCGTTGAGAAAAGCGGCGCGTAATCTCTCTCAGGACCTAGAATCCGAATGA